In Candidatus Methylacidiphilales bacterium, the sequence GAATCAGTCTGCCTCGTCTAGAATTAGAGTTCAACGTGATTCGCCAGAACAAAAATTAAATCATAATAGTTATCAAACAGTAACTCCACAAGCATGCAGTATAATGGACACAGGTTGTGAAAGTTGTCAATAAAATATGCAAGTTTATTTTTTCAACCTAACATATAAACAACCTAAACCCAATTAAATACTATGTCTTGCTGTGTCGCATACAATACACCTCCCAAGCCGTATGATTTAACCAAACGCATCAATGTCGAAGACAAGCGTCTAATAAACTGCCATACCGTTGATGTAAACCAATTAATGCCTATTAAATATAAGTGGGCATGGGAGCATTATTTAAACGGTTGTGCTAATCACTGGATGCCGAATGAGGTATCGATGCAACGTGATATAGAACTTTGGAAATCAAACCGTCTCAATCCTGATGAAAGGCTTGTTATCATGCGCAATCTTGGCTTCTTTTCGACAGCAGAATCCTTAGTTGGGAATAATATAGTTCTAGCTATATTTAAGCACATTACAAACCCTGAATGTCGTCAATATCTCCTTCGCCAAGCTTTCGAGGAGGCCATACACACTCATACTTTTCATTATATAGTAGAATCCTTAAATCTTGATGAACGTGAGGTATTCAACATGTATCACGAAATAGATTCAATACACGGCAAGGATGTTTTTACCATGCGCCTTACAGAAGATATCGTCCAAGACAATTTTAAAACAGATACTCTAGAAAATATACAAAAATTTGTCAAGAATCTGGTTGGTTTTTATGTTATTATGGAGGGTATCTTTTTCTATTCTGGTTTT encodes:
- a CDS encoding ribonucleotide-diphosphate reductase subunit beta → MSCCVAYNTPPKPYDLTKRINVEDKRLINCHTVDVNQLMPIKYKWAWEHYLNGCANHWMPNEVSMQRDIELWKSNRLNPDERLVIMRNLGFFSTAESLVGNNIVLAIFKHITNPECRQYLLRQAFEEAIHTHTFHYIVESLNLDEREVFNMYHEIDSIHGKDVFTMRLTEDIVQDNFKTDTLENIQKFVKNLVGFYVIMEGIFFYSGFVMLLSFRRQNRMVGIGEQFQYIMRDESIHLNFGIDLINGIKEENPEFWTPEFQKEIQELIENAVELEILYAQDTLPRGILGLNANLFREYVQHIADRRLERIGLRAKYGSRNPFPWMSETIDLPKESNFFEKKVTEYQKGAVLEW